AAAGAACCAGAAATGGCTTCCCATGCTAGACTGGCCGTACTGGGCCCCAAAAGAAACAGAAAAAATGTGGGATTCATTTTCGTGGGTAGTCCCAAATTGGTGGGCAACCTCTGGTAAAGAGTCACAAACAGAACTGCATAATGAGCAAAACCCACTGCAAACATGAAATTTGCAGGCTCTTTCCATCCCACTCGGGCTGCAAGCATTGCCCCTACGAAATTCCCGACAACTGACAGATATTGCGAGGGATTTGCATTCTTGGCCAGCACTCGTTTGCCCCCGGTAAACCATTTTCCATATAATCTGACCTCCAGCAGAATCACAGGCGTTACAAATAGACAGCAGAGCAAAGGGCTCACTGTTTTGGCTATGACTGGAGGCACtgcaagagtgagaagcatgcatgATATCATGGGTGCAAAGAAGTAGTTGACCCTCACACGATGAAAGTATTCCTCTTTCACAGCACCCACGTAAAAAATGCATTTGAGTCCATAGATGAGAGACACAGTTATGAGTGTTGCAAGGGCCAAGCACCATACTCCCACCTGTATTGGTtctctgattctccatgaggacaaggatgaggattcACCAAGTGTTTTCCAAAGAAGAGCCTGGCTGCACACAGCTAGACATATGCGGTAGTTTTCTATGTCAAACTCATGGAGTAATACCCATTTGATGCTTTTGCCAGACCAAATGCCAA
This genomic stretch from Cryptomeria japonica chromosome 8, Sugi_1.0, whole genome shotgun sequence harbors:
- the LOC131060027 gene encoding guard cell S-type anion channel SLAC1; translation: MATASSSTATMTMAEILQITIPLSLTSPISTLSKPKRKLASEINPSQEEIGIWSGKSIKWVLLHEFDIENYRICLAVCSQALLWKTLGESSSLSSWRIREPIQVGVWCLALATLITVSLIYGLKCIFYVGAVKEEYFHRVRVNYFFAPMISCMLLTLAVPPVIAKTVSPLLCCLFVTPVILLEVRLYGKWFTGGKRVLAKNANPSQYLSVVGNFVGAMLAARVGWKEPANFMFAVGFAHYAVLFVTLYQRLPTNLGLPTKMNPTFFLFLLGPSTASLAWEAISGSFGIGSKMPYFLSLFLFAAMVVRINFISGSEFSLAWWAYVFPVTAVAIATMKYSDAVKSPLFAIIAFIFFFFAIGTLALLVVTSLVYLVLQQRRNRRNHCNPCKKRKIRL